ATGCGGGTCAGCGAATCGAGCATGCCAAACGGTTCGTCCAGCAAAAGCATCCGCGGCGACAAGGCAAACGCGCGCGCGATACCCACTCGCTGTTTCATTCCCTGCGAAAGTTCAGCGGGGCGTTTGTCCATCGCATCGCCAAGACCGACGACGTTTAGATAATATTCGGCGATTTGGCGGCGGTCGGTTTTGCTGGCAGTGAAAAAAACCTGGTTGACGCCCAACATCACATTGTCAAAAGCAGTCATCCACGGCAGCAAACAAGGCGATTGAAAAACGACGCCCCGATCCGGCCCGGCGCCGGACAATTCTTTTCCCGCCAGAATGATTCCGCCGTCGGAAAGTTCGCTGAGGCCCGCGAGCATCGAGAGCACCGTGGATTTGCCGCAACCGGAATGACCGATGAGAGCGACGAATTCACCCTTCTTGATTCGCAGATTGAAATTTTGCACGATGCTGACCGGGCCTTTCGGCGTCGGATAGCTCTTCGCCAGGTTGAACAGCTCAACGTAATCACTCACGAGTCCACCTCAACTTTTTCGGGTTTGATTTCCGAGCGGCGCATCGGCTGATGATTGGCGGATTGTGCGGGGCCGCGCAGGCTGATGTTTTCCGGTTCGATGTCTGGCAGCACGAGATTGCGCGTGACGGTCGTGCGCTGGCGGCTTTTCGAGTTGAGCATGAACTCGGTCACTTCGCGGCGAATCTCCTTGAAACGAGGCTCGTGATTCAAGGCTACGCGGTCGCGCGGACGCGCGAGATCAATGGTGATGGAAGGCCCAAGTTTCGCGGTTGGCCCGGCGCTCAACGGGATGATGCGGTCGGCCAAATAGATGCCCTCGTCCGGATCGTTGGTGATCAACACCACTGTCTTTTTTTCCTGCTGCCAGATGCTGGAAATTTCATCCTGCAAGGTGGCGCGGGTGAGGGCATCGAGCGCAGAAAGCGGTTCATCGAGCAAAAGAATTTGCGGGTTCATTGCCAGCGCGCGCGCCACGCTGACGCGCTGGCGCATGCCGCCGGAGAGTTCGCCGGGTTTTTTGTCACGCGCGGCGGCGAGGTTCACCATCGCGACATGTTTTTCCGTGTGCCGGATTTTTTCCTCCGCGCTCCATTTTGGAAAACATTGCGCCACCGCCAGGAAAATATTCTCAAATACCGAAAGCCACGGCAGGAGCGAATAATTCTGGAAGACGATCCCACGGTCCGGTCCCGGTTCGGTGATTTCCACGCCATTGAGCGTGAGTCGGCCGGCATCAGGTTTAATCAAACCGGCGATGAGCGAAATGAGCGTCGTTTTGCCCGCGCCGGAAAAGCCGACGATCGCGACAAACTCGCCCTGGTCCACCGTGAGGTTGATGTCGCGCAACACTTCCACGCGGTCATCACCCTGGCCATAACCTTTGCTGACATTTTGTAGCTTTAGAAATTCCATGTTAAAAAGCTTTTGCGTCGTAAGTGACGAGCCGTTGTAGAATCAACATCAGGCGGTCGAGCGCGAAACCGATGAAACCGATGGTGAAGACGGCGACCATGATCTGGGCGAGCGTATCGCTGCTGCCGTTTTGGAACATGTCCCAGATGAATTTTCCGAGGCCGGGATTTTGCGCGAGCATCTCGGCGGCGATGAGCACCATCCAGCCGACGCCGAGCGAAAGCCGCAGGCCGGTGAAGATGAAGGGAAGCGCCGAGGGCAGAACGATCTTCCAGATCTTTTGCCACCAACCGAGCTTGAGGACGCGCGCGACGTTGAGATGGTCTTTGTCAATCGAAGCGACGCCGAGCGAAGTGTTGATGAGCGTCGGCCAGAGCGAGCACATCGCCACAGTGATAGCGGAACTGAGAAACGCTTTTTCAAACCACGGATGCGCGGGATGATACAGCGCGCTCACCAGAATCATGACGATCGGCAGCCACGCCAGCGGTGAAACCGGCTTGAAGATCTGGATGAATGGGTTTACCGCCTTGAAAAAATTCCGGCTCAGGCCGCAGAGCACGCCCAGAGGAATCGCAATCAAGGAACCGATGATAAAACCGGTGAACACGGTTTCGAGGCTGGTAGAAATTTGATCGAGATAAGTGGGGGGGCCGGAATATTTGATGTCGGGAAATGCCTGTCCGGGATTGGCGGAGAGGAAGCTCGCGCGGCGTTTGGCCAGTTCACGGTAGAATTCCGCCTCGTGCGCATGCTCGGTCCAATGCGCATCCCACAGAACCACGGCCTGCTTCCAGACCGCGA
The Verrucomicrobiia bacterium genome window above contains:
- a CDS encoding ABC transporter ATP-binding protein, which encodes MSDYVELFNLAKSYPTPKGPVSIVQNFNLRIKKGEFVALIGHSGCGKSTVLSMLAGLSELSDGGIILAGKELSGAGPDRGVVFQSPCLLPWMTAFDNVMLGVNQVFFTASKTDRRQIAEYYLNVVGLGDAMDKRPAELSQGMKQRVGIARAFALSPRMLLLDEPFGMLDSLTRIELQKVLLEVWSRKQLTALMVTHDVDEAILLADRVVMMTNGPAASVGEILPIPFSRPRDRAKLLEDPEYYRCREHLIGFLEERAHRKPAVAQAA
- a CDS encoding ABC transporter ATP-binding protein, with product MEFLKLQNVSKGYGQGDDRVEVLRDINLTVDQGEFVAIVGFSGAGKTTLISLIAGLIKPDAGRLTLNGVEITEPGPDRGIVFQNYSLLPWLSVFENIFLAVAQCFPKWSAEEKIRHTEKHVAMVNLAAARDKKPGELSGGMRQRVSVARALAMNPQILLLDEPLSALDALTRATLQDEISSIWQQEKKTVVLITNDPDEGIYLADRIIPLSAGPTAKLGPSITIDLARPRDRVALNHEPRFKEIRREVTEFMLNSKSRQRTTVTRNLVLPDIEPENISLRGPAQSANHQPMRRSEIKPEKVEVDS
- a CDS encoding ABC transporter permease, with product MDEAATNLTTVAEKAPTVSPEPVKLPQRRMNELFDKVLSSVGAPLVSILIFLFVWSQISAHVQVSFGSIPGPLAVWKQAVVLWDAHWTEHAHEAEFYRELAKRRASFLSANPGQAFPDIKYSGPPTYLDQISTSLETVFTGFIIGSLIAIPLGVLCGLSRNFFKAVNPFIQIFKPVSPLAWLPIVMILVSALYHPAHPWFEKAFLSSAITVAMCSLWPTLINTSLGVASIDKDHLNVARVLKLGWWQKIWKIVLPSALPFIFTGLRLSLGVGWMVLIAAEMLAQNPGLGKFIWDMFQNGSSDTLAQIMVAVFTIGFIGFALDRLMLILQRLVTYDAKAF